Genomic segment of Arachis hypogaea cultivar Tifrunner chromosome 11, arahy.Tifrunner.gnm2.J5K5, whole genome shotgun sequence:
AAAAGTCAGTCAAAAAAATATGGCTTCAAAAAGTCAGCAAAATTAGGAGAAAGCATACGTGGTATAAATTTATGATTACTTATAAAGCCTAAAACTATACAATTGTGAGGCCAACTAAAGTTTACAAAATCCTATGGTAGCTATCAAAATCTACTTAGAAGCAAGCTATAGAGATTTGTGACTTTCTGTTAGTTTCTGGAAGTTAACAGGATacaacataaataataaacaggCAAAGCATATATTCATTCTGCTATTCtagtggaaaagaaaagaaacagcgaaagaaaaagaattgagagTGCAAGTATATGATACAACCTCAAGAAACCCCCTGCCAGTTACATTTGGTATTTGACAAGAGAAGCTGAGATGTTGGATAGCTGCATCGGATACATCGGCTACATCAATCAAATCATGAGAACTATCATGTACCAGATACTTCCCTTCAAAAGCACAAAGcatcctaaaattgtgaaaaaaaaaatcaaaacttagatcttccccacatccaaacttTTAGAGAGAAACATGGACCAAGAACATTTATGTTTTTGCATTTTTCAAATGCTAGTCTGTAGCTACAACCTTTCAAGTAAGAAAATTTGATATCATCATATATAAAGATTTTACCTTGTGCTGGATCTGAAAAGGTTGAACCCTTTCACAGTAAACTTAGCATTTGCATTTTTAGGAACAGCAAGTGGTTTAATGCATGAAATCCTACAATTCTGTGGGCTTCTAAGATGCAAGGGAGCGTCTAAGACAACTTGGCCTGCAGGATGGAtacacaaaaataaaacaaaataaagtaaaaacaaaaaaaccaaaatagaagtTCTTGCTGGTATTTTAATATCACAATCACACGAGGGACATGCACACATAACGCACACTCAGATGGAGAACATACCGTTATACAAAAACGCTACAGATTGTTGCACCCTTGTATATACCCAACCTGTTGTCCAGAAAGAATCATTTGAAGCAAGCTTGCTCAAGCTGGATCCGAGGTTACAGGAGAGCTGCAATATTGAAATAGTAATAAGCACGtctagatttttctcctttttttttttccttttcctttcaaATGGTATCATCCAGCAACCAACATTTGTGGTTTATAACAAACAATACCTCCTCCCATGCGGATTTCTCGAGGCGGAGATATATTGTTAACACGATACAGCCTGGCCTTATATAGCTCTCAATCTCGGTAGGACTGTGTGATAACCAATTGAGGATCTTGAAAACAAAAAGGATGCCATAAATTAAACACAGCATGAAGAAGCAGTGCAGTGCAATTGTTTGTAGCAATTTTATGAACAGAAAGTACCTGTGATCGGAGAACATGGGGAAAATCACTTGGATCCTTGCCAAAGAGTTTGAAAACTATTCGATCTGTGCGAGACTGTAAGAGGTAAAAAAAATGTCAATAAGTATAAATCCTATCATATTAAAACTatcaaaactggagttaaacatcaAGAATAAGTAGATGAACTTAAAATATAGACCTAAAGAACATACCTGAGCTTCTCCACTAGAACTAGATGGTGACTGGGTGGAGGTTGAATCTGAGTTTATACTTGTCTGTGGTGGACTTGATTTGAGAGAGTTACATTGCAACCACAAAGGATGATCAAGAGACCTAACCTCTCCCATGGGAGCAGAAGACTTCTTAGGATTCTCGGCACAATCCTGTGTATCATCATATACATTATTCAGGTCGATGTTATTTAAGTGATCCCTTCCAACACTAGTATCTGCTGCAATTAACTGGGATGGTTGGCTATCCCTCGATAGAAGTATATTTGAGGAGGGCTGGATTCCCGAAGGTTTCAAATTTGCCGCTGCACCATGACCTAAAGGTAGGCATTTTTCTGTGACAGCATTCGAAGGTGCTGCCTCACACTGTACCATAGACCTTGGAGGATCCTGCCGGATGGCACCGTTACCCGTCTTGATGGAAGAACCAGAAGGCCTTGAGGCTTCAGGACCATTAGAATTAAGATTTGGCACATTGTGCGCAGCTTCAGGTGTCCTAGAATTTACCAAACCTTGAGATCCCTCCAGCAAAGAGGCTACACTTCTTTCATTAAGTGTACCCGCCAGATTTGCCAGGTTCCCCAGTAGATGAGAGAGAATATCCTGGTTCCTCGTATTATCTGACCCGTTTGCTGCAATTTATAGAAAGCACAATCTGTGGGGTCAAATAAATATGGTAATGGTCACATCAGAATGTGGGAAGAAGAGGCATAAATATGAAGTTTCAACAGCAGAGACATATCATATTAGAACCTAAAAAAACAAGCAATTtcattctttttcaagaaatgttTCAGCAGAATGAAGCCTCGGGCTTTCTAGCTTTGCAATAGGAGTATGCCCAAAGTCAGAAGGAGGCACGGgcaagtaaataacaagaactatGGCACTCTTAGAAACGACAATCAAAAGAGAATCACTATCATACATTTTGATCAGATACTTGCATGTTGCAAATCATTTCAATCTGGTTCAGATGAGATGTCTAAGACCAAGTGACTAGCTCCCCTTGCCCACACAATTTTCCTACATTCTAAACTATCTTCCCTTCACTATGCAATCAAGCCATACATCTTAACCCTGGATGTTATCTATCTATAGTAGCAACCACCTCAAATACGGGTACTGTTTATAAGATTTTAGTACTTTACCGGTACACTCAAGCAATACAGGTAACTAGCTTGATCATAACTTGATCCAGTTTCACAGCACACTAACCAAACAACTAAATACAAAGGCATTCCAAGCAGAAAAAACTTTTGATGACACAAATACTCACAATGCATATTGGACAGTATCCGTAACAAACTCATCAACAGATAGCTACTACCCCTTTCACCATTCAGAGAACCTCCATTAACTCCAGCTGCATCAGGATGCGTTTTCCTCCTCCTCCTATTGTGGCCTGCCAGACGCCTACGACAACTCCGCTTCCCTTCATCAAACTCCTCAAGTGCATGAAACCTGCCATGAATTTAGCAAGTTGGCATCCAACTTCAGTACTAAAGTAAATGCCCTGGAAAATTTTCcctttttttcaatcaaaataagttcttttgaacAACTTCCACTTAGTAGTAATCAGCTAAAGTTCTTAAAAAACTTGATACAGCACAGACACCTGACTACTCATATTATTTTGATGATCATGTAACAAATCTGAAATCTGAATCTGAAGAATTGATCAATTTTTTTCAACCAAACTAACCTGCTACACTGTTGACAAAACCGCTGCATAACATTTCCCACAAGGGCCTTGGTAGCTTTAGAATGCACATCACAAACTTTATGTCGACGGTGGTAATCCTTTGCACCACTAAGATCAACCCTACAATCTTGTACCTGACAAACTGCACGGTTAGAAGTTGTAGCAGCTGTCTCTACTACCTTTGTCTTCTTCCCACTTTTCTCATCCCCTTCCACCATGATTGGGTAAACCTGAGCTCCAAGATTCAAATTAAGagaactaccaccaccaccaccaccacctcctccttcaTCATTCAGCTCCTCCCTTTCTTCGCCTTCACCTATTACAAcagctcttctcttcttctccaactctctcttcccttcttcaCCAGGGTTGATTGAAGAAGAGATACTGTTAGATGCATTAATAGCATTATTATTTGCATGAATCTCAGGATTTGGTGGGAAAAATTGGCGGCTTCTACAATCTGATGGAACCGAATTGAGTTGTTGAGCAGTGAAGAGATCACCGTCCCATCTCCAATCATTCAAATCCCACTCCAAACTCCTCTTCCCAACACCTTTCATTTCTGGAACCACAGCTCCATATAAAAACTGATTCTTTCCCCCAAATCTGGCTTCCATAAATCAAAATCCAAGAAAATTAACAATACCCAGCTCAATAATTGATGCAACAAAGGGCCACAGACAAACAAAAATTCCCAATTCCAGCACCCACCTGCGGAAACCACATCAGGAAAGAACAAAATACAAAAGGGTCACAACCTAGAACATCAAAATTGGAACTTGTTTGAGCATTTTGACTCAAGCATGAAAATTTTTTACATGGGAGaagaaaagaggagagagaaaagggtgagaaagaaggaagatggAAGTGCTGGGCTTAAAAAAGGGACAAGGATGGAAAATTAGGAGAAGATTAGGAAAGAGTCTGATATGCGTTATTGCGATTATCAAATTGAGGTTTCTGTTTCTGTTGTGCTGTGATGACTGCTCTCAGACACGGACAGTTACTGTAGCACACTATAAcccttttttccctttttttttttctccctaATTTCTTGTAGTCAATTGTTTTTTTAATGCTTGACTAAACTATTAAAATGATATctgaaatgacaaaaaaaattttaaaagacggTAACAATAAATAAACCTCTgcaaattttagaaatatgataaaatatatatatatatatatatatatatatatatatattaaatattaaatatatattctaaaaaataattttagaaattaattttaatataaatttttacaatcataattaaaaaataagattttttattcttaaattttaatattttttgtcaaatgaattttttttaaaaaagaatttattgtgaataattatattttcttgagaaaaaaaaaagaaaaaatctaaatatcaaattttgttttaaattatttttgtgtactttctaaatatttattcaaatattgccATAAAAATTTAGACTTAATGAATAAGtcatttgttaaatataaaagtttttatcatatttttaaaaattataatatttattagttttttttgtcatattttcaAATCATTTAGAAATTGTTTTGTTGATAAGTCGATAGCATCTTTCATAAACCTTTTTGTCAGTGATGAAATCTTTCGAATACTGAATTAATAGTTAACCTTTCATGCTTTTCCAAATAttacaaaatatattattatacaatattatataataaatctattatgtagtttttattttattttttttatattttattttacccatttttaattagtaaaatatttttatgatatttttaagataaaatatattttttatttttaaaatttatcaaaaatttaaaaaatattactaaattttattgtttcaaatttgttctaaaaaatttttatttacatcaATTGTATTACCTgaaactaaattttcaaaaaatttaagactaagtAATAATGTTTGACCATTaaagttatttttgtaaaattgttaGTAAATtagtcttaatttttttgaaaaattagctactaaaaatatatttgatgcaaataaaaaattttaaaaataaaattaaaataaaataaaattaaaaatttttttaaaaatttttggtatacttcaaaaataaaaaatatattttattctattttttttaccaattttattgaCTTATTTTTTAATGTCTAATTCATCAAACACCTCGAaatgaagttttaaatttaatgtatgcagttttaaattttattttgtataaaaaatgatTGAAGAAATGAGGTTGTTTTTACTTAagagagacaattttattttagagagaactaattaaattttattattttgtataaattttaaaagaaattgaaattaaatattaaaataataaatatcgtATTTAGTctcaaattattatttatgatatataattttataaatacatataaagtattttataaaaatttaattttaatatactggcagtgtaaagtagttttacacgtatatctaattatataacgtcatattagtaaaaataattacctTTTATATTAATCGCataaatggtcatccaaaagaACGGTAAAATTACACGATTATGTAAAACGTTTTACATTGTCAgtccattaaaattaaacttatttataaattataatatctaaaataaaattgaactGAAATcgaatattaaaaataatgtttATGTTAAAAATTCCTTGTTCAAGAGACATAATT
This window contains:
- the LOC112722687 gene encoding squamosa promoter-binding-like protein 1 — its product is MEARFGGKNQFLYGAVVPEMKGVGKRSLEWDLNDWRWDGDLFTAQQLNSVPSDCRSRQFFPPNPEIHANNNAINASNSISSSINPGEEGKRELEKKRRAVVIGEGEEREELNDEGGGGGGGGGSSLNLNLGAQVYPIMVEGDEKSGKKTKVVETAATTSNRAVCQVQDCRVDLSGAKDYHRRHKVCDVHSKATKALVGNVMQRFCQQCSRFHALEEFDEGKRSCRRRLAGHNRRRRKTHPDAAGVNGGSLNGERGSSYLLMSLLRILSNMHSNGSDNTRNQDILSHLLGNLANLAGTLNERSVASLLEGSQGLVNSRTPEAAHNVPNLNSNGPEASRPSGSSIKTGNGAIRQDPPRSMVQCEAAPSNAVTEKCLPLGHGAAANLKPSGIQPSSNILLSRDSQPSQLIAADTSVGRDHLNNIDLNNVYDDTQDCAENPKKSSAPMGEVRSLDHPLWLQCNSLKSSPPQTSINSDSTSTQSPSSSSGEAQSRTDRIVFKLFGKDPSDFPHVLRSQILNWLSHSPTEIESYIRPGCIVLTIYLRLEKSAWEELSCNLGSSLSKLASNDSFWTTGWVYTRVQQSVAFLYNGQVVLDAPLHLRSPQNCRISCIKPLAVPKNANAKFTVKGFNLFRSSTRMLCAFEGKYLVHDSSHDLIDVADVSDAAIQHLSFSCQIPNVTGRGFLEVEDHGLSSCSFPFIVAEQEICTEICKLENVIEAADATDDILLKSKQIEEKTRALEFLQEMGWLLHRSRLNVRLGTLAPSQDPFHFNRFVWLVDFSMDHDWCAVVKKLLDIIFEDGVDVGDHTSIELALLDMGLLHKAVKRNSRPMVELLLKFVPTKSSAGATKFLFRPDNVGPAGLTPLHVAASMKGSENVLDALTDDPGMVGIEAWKSARDNTGLTPNDYASLRGYFSYIQLVQKNTNKRREGQHVLDIPGAIVDSNTKQKQLDVNRTSKLASLHTEKIETTVMASQCGLCQHRLAYGGTRAALVYRPAMLSLVAIAAVCVCVALLFKSSPKVYYVFQPFNWESLGYGYI